A stretch of Clostridium formicaceticum DNA encodes these proteins:
- a CDS encoding glycosyl hydrolase family 18 protein, translating into MTIYRVQPGDTLAQIAQKFGVSVASIANINGLDVNEQLIIGMELVIPTDQVQQKPTIETLGYYDPAADPNRASLIDELGNYLTYLGVFEFPITETGEIIGTLDPEVLEAAERNEVAVLPVLTNLQEGNFDPNLARTVLSNTTLLDNLINNIISLLEQYDLIGIIIDFENLYPEDRYLFTNFIRLLSENLHSIDKILVLNLAAKWADWPERDWVGFFDYSSLGPLIDIAAIMTYEWGYREGPPQPTAPIPFVRRTLDYAIANNIPANKILMGMTLYGYDWELPHAPQILATTVTLPRVWDLARRYNAPIIFNDEVQQPFMTYRNNEDIIHEVWFENARSHYAKYQLIMEYGLRGVFYWIIHMPFPSTWYMVSNLFNIRKL; encoded by the coding sequence ATGACAATCTATCGTGTCCAACCTGGTGATACGTTAGCACAAATAGCCCAAAAATTTGGAGTATCTGTGGCGTCCATTGCTAATATAAATGGACTGGATGTTAATGAGCAATTAATTATAGGTATGGAGCTTGTTATACCTACAGATCAAGTCCAGCAAAAACCAACCATAGAAACGCTGGGTTACTATGATCCCGCCGCTGATCCCAACAGAGCCTCCCTCATTGATGAGCTTGGAAATTATCTCACTTATTTAGGGGTTTTTGAATTCCCTATTACCGAAACTGGAGAAATAATTGGTACACTAGACCCAGAAGTATTGGAAGCAGCTGAAAGAAATGAGGTTGCTGTTCTACCTGTCTTAACTAATTTACAAGAAGGGAATTTTGACCCGAATCTAGCGAGAACTGTACTCTCTAATACAACTTTACTTGACAATCTGATAAATAATATCATTTCTTTACTGGAACAATATGATTTAATTGGTATCATCATAGACTTTGAGAATCTATATCCTGAAGACAGATATCTATTTACAAATTTTATACGCTTACTATCGGAAAACTTGCATAGCATTGATAAAATACTTGTATTGAATTTAGCAGCAAAATGGGCAGATTGGCCTGAAAGAGATTGGGTAGGTTTTTTTGATTATAGTTCACTGGGTCCGTTGATAGATATTGCTGCTATTATGACCTATGAATGGGGGTATCGTGAAGGTCCCCCACAACCAACAGCACCAATACCATTTGTAAGAAGAACATTAGATTATGCTATAGCAAACAATATTCCTGCCAACAAAATCCTCATGGGCATGACTCTTTATGGCTATGATTGGGAACTACCCCATGCCCCCCAAATATTAGCAACTACTGTTACACTTCCCCGAGTATGGGATCTGGCGAGAAGATATAATGCGCCCATTATATTCAATGATGAAGTACAGCAGCCCTTTATGACATACAGGAATAATGAAGACATCATTCACGAAGTATGGTTTGAAAATGCACGAAGTCATTACGCAAAGTATCAGCTTATCATGGAATATGGCTTAAGAGGTGTTTTTTATTGGATTATTCATATGCCTTTTCCATCAACCTGGTACATGGTATCTAATCTGTTTAACATAAGAAAACTATAG
- a CDS encoding heavy metal translocating P-type ATPase yields the protein MTQNKNLQKVSFKVEGMSCSSCANNLQKKLNSLDGVINANVNIATEKGQVEYDSNKIDVQAILKAVENAGYKGILDEEKNTEKVTLKIKGMTCTACANKVEKTLNKVEGITSANVNFAVEKVTIEYDSKKVRLIDIQKKVSGLGYELNLEENEDDGVDEDEIKIRKTGKTMKISIGLSSAIMGLMIIHMFVRPIPGYLPIIAALGFPIVFGTGWHVHVGSWKALKNKSPNMDVLVTLGSLPPYMIGLMGLFFPIQAFIEMATTIMTFHLIGKYLEVRAKGRASQAIKKLLQMGAKTAKIIVDGEEIEIPVKDLQVGDIMVVRPGEKIPTDGVVVDGNGLLDESMATGESMPVKRQKGDEVIGATINKQGLLKVEVTKVGKDTFLSQVVKMMEECQGSKVPIQEFADRITGYFVPAIIIITIGTFISFNLFPEFHLRIIQWGATFLPWVNPDLTPLTLAFITSTAVLVISCPCALGLGTPTALMVGSGMGAEKGILIRNGEAIQTFKEVKAIAFDKTGTITKGKPEVTDLVMVDGVEEKEFLYYAGTIENGSEHPLAHAIVEKAKNEKIKLGEVIDFNAIVGMGVVGNIDGEKILVGNRKLMKENKVSYEAYEEELIRLEEEAKTAMMLAKGNQLLGIVAVADPIKEDSAQAIAALESMGIKTAMITGDNKRTAAAIGRKVGISHVIAEVLPDGKVEEVVRLQEKYGTVAMVGDGINDAPALKQANVGIAIGTGTDIAIEAADVTLVRGELSGIISAIKLSRAIFKKIKENYFWAWFYNAVFIPVAMFGLLHPMIGAAAMAVSSLNVVYNSLRLKKADIDPSYNKA from the coding sequence ATGACACAAAACAAAAATCTTCAAAAAGTGAGCTTTAAAGTTGAAGGTATGTCCTGTAGCAGTTGTGCTAATAACCTTCAAAAAAAATTGAACTCTTTAGATGGTGTTATTAACGCAAATGTAAATATAGCCACTGAGAAAGGACAGGTAGAGTATGATAGTAATAAAATTGATGTACAAGCTATTTTAAAGGCGGTAGAGAATGCAGGTTATAAAGGAATATTAGATGAAGAAAAAAATACAGAAAAAGTTACCTTAAAAATTAAAGGAATGACTTGTACAGCTTGCGCCAACAAAGTAGAAAAAACCTTGAATAAAGTGGAAGGGATTACATCAGCAAATGTAAACTTTGCAGTAGAAAAGGTAACCATTGAATATGATTCTAAAAAAGTTAGGTTAATAGATATACAGAAAAAAGTTTCTGGCCTGGGATATGAGTTGAATTTAGAAGAAAATGAAGACGATGGTGTAGATGAAGATGAGATCAAAATCAGGAAGACTGGAAAAACCATGAAAATATCTATTGGTTTGTCAAGTGCCATCATGGGTCTTATGATCATTCACATGTTTGTTAGACCTATTCCAGGATATTTACCTATAATAGCCGCATTAGGATTTCCAATAGTATTTGGTACAGGTTGGCATGTTCATGTTGGAAGCTGGAAAGCACTTAAAAATAAAAGTCCCAATATGGATGTTTTAGTAACACTAGGCTCTTTACCACCTTATATGATTGGATTGATGGGACTTTTCTTTCCAATACAAGCTTTTATTGAAATGGCTACAACCATTATGACTTTTCACTTAATTGGAAAATATCTAGAAGTCCGTGCTAAAGGTAGAGCTTCTCAAGCTATTAAAAAGCTACTTCAAATGGGAGCTAAGACAGCAAAGATTATTGTAGATGGAGAAGAAATAGAAATTCCTGTTAAGGATTTACAGGTAGGAGATATCATGGTGGTACGTCCTGGAGAAAAGATACCTACTGATGGTGTTGTTGTTGACGGTAATGGATTACTAGATGAATCTATGGCTACAGGAGAGTCCATGCCCGTAAAACGTCAAAAGGGTGATGAAGTCATTGGCGCAACCATCAATAAACAAGGACTATTAAAGGTGGAGGTAACAAAAGTAGGAAAAGATACCTTCTTATCTCAAGTTGTTAAAATGATGGAGGAATGTCAAGGTTCTAAAGTGCCAATACAGGAGTTTGCTGATCGTATCACAGGATATTTTGTTCCAGCAATAATTATCATTACAATCGGTACATTTATTTCCTTTAATCTATTTCCTGAGTTTCATTTAAGGATTATACAATGGGGTGCAACCTTCTTACCATGGGTAAACCCTGATCTCACACCCCTAACATTAGCCTTTATTACATCTACTGCTGTTTTAGTTATCTCTTGTCCTTGTGCGTTAGGTTTGGGAACACCGACAGCTTTAATGGTAGGTAGTGGTATGGGAGCAGAGAAGGGAATTTTAATTCGAAATGGTGAAGCAATTCAAACCTTTAAGGAAGTGAAAGCTATTGCGTTTGACAAAACCGGTACCATTACAAAGGGCAAACCGGAAGTAACTGACCTGGTTATGGTAGATGGTGTTGAAGAAAAAGAATTTCTTTATTATGCAGGAACCATAGAAAATGGGTCAGAGCATCCTTTAGCTCATGCAATTGTAGAAAAGGCAAAAAATGAAAAGATTAAATTAGGAGAAGTAATAGATTTTAATGCAATTGTCGGGATGGGTGTAGTGGGAAATATAGATGGAGAAAAAATACTTGTAGGAAATAGAAAATTAATGAAAGAAAATAAAGTTTCCTATGAAGCCTATGAAGAAGAGTTAATTAGATTAGAAGAAGAAGCAAAAACTGCCATGATGCTTGCTAAAGGAAATCAACTATTAGGTATTGTAGCTGTAGCAGATCCTATAAAAGAAGATTCTGCACAAGCGATAGCAGCATTAGAAAGTATGGGTATTAAGACAGCCATGATTACAGGAGATAATAAAAGAACTGCTGCTGCTATTGGTAGAAAAGTAGGAATTAGTCATGTTATCGCAGAAGTTTTACCTGATGGTAAGGTAGAAGAAGTTGTAAGACTACAAGAGAAATATGGTACGGTAGCAATGGTAGGAGACGGTATTAATGATGCGCCTGCATTGAAACAAGCCAATGTAGGAATCGCCATTGGAACAGGAACAGATATTGCCATCGAAGCTGCCGATGTTACTCTGGTTAGAGGAGAGCTAAGTGGTATCATATCTGCTATAAAATTATCTAGGGCGATATTTAAAAAAATCAAAGAAAATTATTTCTGGGCGTGGTTCTATAATGCCGTGTTTATCCCAGTAGCAATGTTTGGTTTGTTACATCCAATGATTGGAGCCGCTGCCATGGCTGTAAGTTCACTAAATGTTGTTTATAATTCATTAAGACTAAAGAAAGCCGATATAGATCCTAGTTATAATAAAGCATAA
- a CDS encoding TIGR01906 family membrane protein, with protein sequence MKHKYIYSIFGILFSIILLLSSIEFMAFNRNHYKNSFEKYDITTATGMDTNNLGHVVEDLLSYLKNEKDTLDTTAVIHGEEREVFGEREKLHMIDVKDLFVKGRLIRNAGLGVLVILLLGMIIKDGHWKTNLAKALFYTAVVNLTLLGIFLLLLYIDFNKYFTYFHLIFFNNDLWVLDPQKEVLIQMVPEGFFYDTSIKIIAIFIAGIKITGILGYLFKKNKPKQIISKAYNN encoded by the coding sequence ATGAAGCATAAATATATTTATAGCATTTTTGGTATATTATTTTCTATTATTTTATTACTATCCAGTATCGAATTTATGGCCTTCAACAGGAATCATTACAAAAATTCCTTTGAGAAATATGATATAACAACAGCTACAGGTATGGATACAAATAATCTAGGGCATGTTGTAGAAGATTTGTTATCTTATTTAAAAAATGAAAAAGATACCTTAGATACTACTGCAGTCATACATGGAGAGGAAAGAGAGGTTTTTGGAGAAAGAGAAAAGCTTCATATGATCGACGTTAAGGATTTATTCGTAAAAGGAAGGCTTATAAGAAATGCTGGATTAGGAGTTTTAGTGATATTGCTTTTGGGGATGATTATAAAGGATGGCCATTGGAAAACCAACTTAGCTAAGGCCTTGTTCTATACAGCAGTAGTGAATCTCACGTTACTGGGGATTTTCCTGCTACTGCTATATATAGATTTTAACAAGTATTTCACTTATTTTCATTTAATATTCTTTAATAATGATTTATGGGTTTTAGATCCACAGAAGGAAGTATTAATTCAGATGGTTCCAGAAGGCTTTTTCTATGATACCTCTATCAAGATAATAGCTATATTTATTGCAGGTATCAAAATAACTGGAATTCTAGGGTATCTATTCAAGAAAAACAAACCAAAACAAATAATATCAAAGGCATATAATAATTAA
- a CDS encoding DUF2933 domain-containing protein translates to MNHKGKNHGILMLLCCLIPLVAILLLPRLGMELGPLGRLAPYAIFLICPIMHIGMMVFMMKGKKGSCHGDDSVEEQKR, encoded by the coding sequence ATGAATCATAAAGGAAAAAATCACGGGATATTAATGCTATTATGTTGTTTAATTCCATTAGTAGCGATTTTATTATTACCAAGGCTAGGAATGGAACTAGGACCTTTAGGAAGACTGGCTCCTTATGCTATTTTTTTAATCTGTCCAATAATGCATATAGGTATGATGGTATTTATGATGAAGGGGAAAAAAGGTAGCTGTCACGGAGACGATAGTGTAGAAGAGCAAAAACGGTAA
- a CDS encoding LDCC motif putative metal-binding protein, translating into MKKWFQKLLKSIEEANKRNFGEQKMDCCDLNKKGSKKSNNSNKK; encoded by the coding sequence TTGAAAAAGTGGTTTCAAAAATTATTAAAATCAATAGAAGAAGCCAATAAAAGAAATTTTGGAGAACAAAAGATGGATTGTTGTGATTTAAATAAAAAAGGAAGCAAAAAGTCAAATAATAGTAATAAAAAATAA
- a CDS encoding class I SAM-dependent methyltransferase — protein sequence MDINTEKIRKRYDRVACFYDYLEKPMEKMALGKWRKPLFQEMKGKVLEIGVGTGKNIAYYHDAIEVTAIDFSSKMLLRARKRAETLGKNVALREMDAQDMSFASNTFDYVVATCVFCSVPDPVKGFREIRRVLKPTGKVLLIEHVRSEEKVLGFLMDIMNPLVVNFYGANINRRTEGNIEKSGFDQIKVTNLWRDIVKKIEITN from the coding sequence ATGGATATTAACACAGAAAAAATTCGGAAAAGATATGATAGAGTAGCTTGTTTTTATGATTATTTAGAAAAGCCCATGGAAAAGATGGCTTTAGGAAAATGGAGGAAGCCTCTATTTCAAGAAATGAAGGGTAAGGTACTGGAAATTGGTGTAGGAACAGGTAAAAATATTGCGTATTATCATGATGCTATAGAAGTAACTGCTATTGATTTTAGTTCTAAAATGCTGTTAAGAGCTAGAAAAAGAGCAGAAACTCTTGGAAAAAATGTAGCCTTAAGAGAAATGGATGCACAAGATATGTCGTTTGCTAGTAACACCTTTGACTACGTAGTAGCCACCTGTGTATTCTGTTCTGTACCGGACCCTGTAAAGGGTTTTAGAGAAATTAGGAGAGTGCTAAAACCAACAGGAAAGGTTCTTCTAATAGAGCATGTTAGAAGCGAAGAAAAAGTATTGGGGTTTTTAATGGATATAATGAATCCTTTGGTGGTTAATTTTTACGGAGCAAATATTAACAGAAGAACAGAGGGAAATATTGAAAAATCAGGCTTTGATCAGATAAAGGTGACCAATCTATGGAGGGATATTGTAAAAAAAATCGAGATAACCAATTGA
- a CDS encoding Spo0E family sporulation regulatory protein-aspartic acid phosphatase, translating to MINTLRNEQNIIEEINRLKKALENNLEKEDILSKNNLELSQQLDRIINIYLREYCSY from the coding sequence ATGATAAATACATTAAGAAATGAGCAAAATATTATAGAAGAAATCAATAGACTGAAGAAAGCATTGGAAAACAATTTAGAAAAAGAAGATATTTTAAGTAAAAACAACCTGGAATTAAGTCAACAGCTGGACAGAATAATAAATATCTATTTAAGAGAATACTGCAGCTATTGA
- a CDS encoding response regulator gives MKEREVKLLLVDDHAIVRLGMKSLIDQTPGLTVCGEAESLMEAYRQVQKLKPDIVLLDINMPDGDGSVACREIKKIKSKVKVIILTAFADDSIMIETTRAGADGYLLKNIDSKTIIKAIQDVALGNSILESTIVSRALDVAKHSSNTSEDLILQERKILDYISQGKTNKEIGEALYIAEKTVRNNVSKIMKKINVTNRTEAAIYWSRQKFLK, from the coding sequence ATGAAGGAAAGAGAAGTTAAATTGCTACTGGTGGATGATCATGCGATTGTTAGATTGGGAATGAAATCATTAATTGACCAAACACCTGGCCTGACGGTATGTGGTGAAGCAGAAAGCCTAATGGAGGCTTATCGTCAAGTTCAAAAATTAAAACCAGATATTGTTTTATTAGATATAAATATGCCAGATGGTGATGGATCGGTTGCTTGTCGTGAAATAAAAAAAATTAAATCTAAGGTGAAAGTAATTATTTTAACAGCATTTGCGGATGATTCCATTATGATTGAAACTACTAGAGCAGGTGCTGATGGTTACTTATTAAAGAATATAGATAGTAAAACAATTATAAAAGCAATTCAAGATGTAGCTTTAGGAAATTCAATATTAGAGTCGACAATTGTGTCAAGAGCATTAGATGTTGCCAAACATAGTAGCAATACAAGTGAAGATTTAATCCTTCAAGAAAGAAAAATACTGGACTATATTAGTCAAGGTAAAACAAATAAAGAAATTGGTGAGGCCTTATATATTGCAGAAAAAACAGTGAGAAATAATGTCAGCAAAATTATGAAGAAAATTAATGTAACAAATCGAACTGAAGCCGCCATCTATTGGTCGAGACAAAAGTTCCTAAAGTAA
- a CDS encoding DUF2933 domain-containing protein → MNHNHKGKNHGIFMLLCCLIPLVAILLLPRLGIELGPLGRLAPYAVFLVCPLMHIGMMLFMFKENKNDCHGGNNKANNS, encoded by the coding sequence ATGAATCATAATCATAAGGGAAAAAATCATGGGATATTCATGTTGTTATGTTGCTTAATCCCATTAGTAGCTATCTTATTACTGCCTCGATTAGGCATTGAACTAGGACCATTAGGAAGATTGGCTCCTTATGCTGTATTTTTAGTTTGCCCTTTAATGCATATAGGTATGATGTTATTTATGTTTAAAGAGAATAAGAATGATTGTCATGGAGGAAATAATAAGGCGAATAATAGTTAA
- a CDS encoding LDCC motif putative metal-binding protein, with protein MKKWFQKLLKSIEEANKKNFGEQKMDCCDLNKRERKTPDNNKK; from the coding sequence TTGAAAAAGTGGTTTCAGAAATTGTTGAAATCCATCGAAGAAGCCAATAAAAAAAATTTTGGAGAACAAAAGATGGATTGTTGTGATTTAAATAAACGAGAGAGAAAAACGCCAGATAATAATAAAAAATAA
- a CDS encoding Spo0E family sporulation regulatory protein-aspartic acid phosphatase produces the protein MINVLINEQNNMKKINRMKKELESNLEKEDILSKSNLELSQQLDSIINIYLKEYCNY, from the coding sequence ATGATAAATGTATTAATAAATGAGCAAAATAATATGAAAAAAATCAATAGGATGAAGAAAGAATTAGAAAGTAATTTAGAAAAAGAAGATATTTTAAGTAAAAGCAATCTAGAATTAAGCCAACAACTGGACAGCATAATCAATATCTATTTAAAAGAATACTGCAACTATTGA
- a CDS encoding uracil-DNA glycosylase has translation MIKKLEDFVEDLAVTEVTPNVCNQYAYAVEENIIRRNNLLIYLNQMYKLKPWTIFVGEAPGYRGCRSTGVPFTSEHLLMNNIEGLDLFGKAAGYRLASAGDRLVKEATATIIWETLLKNNLLVLAWNAFPFHPYKEGVERSNRTPSRQELILGEKPLLKMIEIFNIKNVVAVGRKAEESLNKLNITNYRVRHPAQGGKKEFVKGIVEIRDRLE, from the coding sequence ATGATAAAGAAATTAGAGGATTTTGTAGAAGATTTAGCAGTAACAGAGGTTACACCAAATGTATGTAATCAGTATGCTTATGCGGTAGAAGAAAACATAATAAGAAGGAATAATCTCTTAATTTATTTAAATCAGATGTATAAGCTCAAGCCCTGGACGATTTTTGTTGGGGAAGCTCCTGGGTATAGAGGCTGTCGCTCTACTGGCGTACCTTTTACCAGTGAACATCTTCTTATGAATAATATAGAAGGGTTAGATCTTTTTGGGAAAGCAGCAGGGTACAGATTAGCTTCAGCGGGGGATAGATTAGTTAAGGAAGCAACTGCCACAATCATATGGGAAACGCTTTTAAAGAATAATTTACTGGTGCTAGCTTGGAATGCATTTCCGTTTCATCCCTATAAAGAAGGGGTTGAAAGAAGTAATAGAACACCTTCAAGGCAGGAACTTATATTAGGTGAGAAACCTCTTTTGAAAATGATTGAGATCTTTAATATTAAAAATGTTGTTGCAGTCGGCAGAAAAGCTGAGGAAAGTCTTAATAAATTAAATATTACTAATTATAGGGTTAGACATCCTGCTCAGGGAGGAAAGAAAGAATTTGTTAAGGGAATAGTAGAAATCAGAGATAGATTGGAATAA
- the leuD gene encoding 3-isopropylmalate dehydratase (catalyzes the isomerization between 2-isopropylmalate and 3-isopropylmalate in leucine biosynthesis), giving the protein MIVDKNIDTDQIYPGRYLELVEPEEIAKYAMEGVDPDFFNRFNRGDIIVADKNFRCGSSREHAVITLKIAGVAAIIAPSFARIFYRNAINLGLPLITCSNSTDFVKEGEELVLQLETGLIKNKTTVTEINEDPRSPFVLEMISYGGIKQYYIHKHQEK; this is encoded by the coding sequence ATGATTGTAGATAAAAATATTGACACGGATCAAATTTATCCAGGGAGATATTTAGAGCTTGTAGAGCCAGAAGAAATTGCTAAGTATGCTATGGAAGGTGTAGATCCTGATTTCTTTAATAGATTTAATCGAGGAGATATTATTGTAGCCGATAAAAACTTCAGATGTGGTTCTAGTAGAGAACATGCTGTTATTACATTGAAAATAGCTGGAGTAGCTGCCATCATAGCTCCTTCCTTTGCAAGGATTTTTTACAGAAATGCTATCAATCTAGGATTACCTTTAATTACTTGCTCCAATAGTACTGATTTCGTAAAAGAAGGAGAAGAGCTAGTGTTACAGCTAGAAACAGGTTTAATAAAAAACAAAACAACTGTTACAGAGATTAATGAAGATCCACGCTCACCCTTTGTGCTGGAGATGATCTCTTATGGTGGAATCAAACAGTATTATATTCACAAACATCAGGAAAAATAG
- a CDS encoding 2-hydroxycarboxylate transporter family protein — protein MTTVALQEKQGYRIMGISLPLFGLITAGVLTATYMEVLPAGMIGAFALMMVLGLILNEIGNHLPIVKDYLGGGSIVIIFGSAALVTYNVLPESAVEIMSNFMRGEGFLDFYIAALITGSILGMNRELLIKASVRYLPAILGGVVVALGLVGLVGAMIGYGAKEAILYIGVPIMGGGMGAGAVPLAQIFGSSLGIDSGEMLSVMVPAVALGNAAAIVVAGLLDRLGKAKPSLTGNGELMELKNKKAEAREAVKEKEEKVAINFPMMGRGLLLAVSFFILGSIIGKFLPQVHSYAWMIISVAVVKALNILPREYETGAFQWFQFVMTNLTGVLLIGIGVAFTNLQQVIDAFTIQYVLLVAVTIIGGVVGSGVVGRFVGFYPIESSITAGLCMANMGGTGDVAVLSASDRMELMPFAQISSRIGGAFMLILASTLLRIFI, from the coding sequence ATGACAACTGTAGCATTACAAGAAAAGCAAGGTTATAGGATTATGGGTATTTCTTTACCGCTTTTTGGATTGATAACAGCCGGTGTTTTAACAGCAACCTATATGGAAGTATTGCCTGCGGGGATGATTGGCGCTTTTGCTTTGATGATGGTATTAGGACTTATTTTAAATGAAATAGGAAATCATCTACCTATTGTAAAGGATTACTTGGGTGGCGGTTCCATTGTAATTATTTTTGGTTCAGCGGCATTAGTAACCTACAATGTATTGCCAGAAAGTGCTGTGGAGATTATGTCCAATTTTATGCGAGGAGAAGGATTTTTAGACTTTTATATTGCAGCACTGATTACCGGAAGTATTTTAGGTATGAATAGAGAACTTTTAATTAAGGCTTCTGTCAGATATTTACCAGCAATTTTAGGTGGTGTTGTTGTAGCACTAGGTCTAGTAGGATTAGTGGGAGCCATGATTGGTTATGGAGCAAAAGAAGCTATTTTATATATTGGCGTACCGATTATGGGAGGTGGCATGGGAGCAGGTGCAGTACCACTGGCTCAAATATTTGGTTCTAGTTTAGGAATAGATTCTGGAGAAATGCTTTCTGTCATGGTGCCGGCGGTAGCATTAGGAAATGCTGCTGCTATTGTTGTAGCAGGTTTATTAGATAGATTGGGAAAAGCAAAACCATCTTTAACAGGCAATGGTGAACTTATGGAGCTTAAAAATAAAAAAGCTGAAGCAAGGGAAGCAGTAAAGGAAAAAGAAGAAAAAGTAGCTATTAATTTTCCTATGATGGGAAGAGGATTATTGTTGGCAGTATCCTTCTTTATACTAGGAAGTATTATTGGAAAGTTTTTACCCCAAGTACATTCTTATGCATGGATGATCATCTCCGTTGCGGTAGTAAAAGCCTTAAACATCTTGCCTAGAGAATACGAAACAGGAGCTTTTCAGTGGTTTCAATTTGTTATGACGAACTTGACAGGTGTATTATTGATTGGTATAGGGGTGGCTTTTACAAACCTTCAACAGGTGATTGATGCCTTTACGATTCAGTATGTGCTGTTAGTAGCTGTAACGATCATAGGTGGGGTAGTAGGCTCTGGTGTCGTAGGTAGATTTGTAGGGTTTTATCCTATTGAATCTTCTATTACAGCAGGACTATGTATGGCAAATATGGGAGGTACGGGAGATGTAGCTGTGTTATCAGCCTCTGATCGTATGGAGCTTATGCCTTTTGCCCAAATATCTTCCCGTATTGGTGGCGCCTTTATGTTAATATTGGCAAGTACACTATTGAGGATTTTTATATAA
- a CDS encoding response regulator, with the protein MIRVLIVEDDPMVSQLNKKYVERVKGFKVVYMAENGQEALNFLKNHSVDLVILDVFMPKLDGISFLKEVRKRSLKIDVILVTAAKEAESIDEVLKLGAIDYLIKPFEYQRLKSTLDNYIERYQLLKHKNTIFQEDIDKIMKQSADVLEKDFQKGIHKKTLERIRKFMKSHEAEYLTSEEVAEKMKVSRVTVRRYLEYLVSLEELVLEIEYGAIGRPRHLYKWREVE; encoded by the coding sequence ATGATAAGGGTGCTAATTGTTGAAGATGACCCTATGGTATCACAATTAAATAAGAAATATGTTGAACGTGTTAAGGGGTTTAAAGTAGTGTATATGGCAGAAAATGGACAAGAAGCCTTAAACTTCTTAAAAAACCATTCTGTAGATCTAGTAATTTTGGATGTATTCATGCCTAAGTTGGATGGGATCAGTTTTTTAAAAGAAGTTAGAAAAAGATCCCTAAAAATAGATGTTATTTTAGTAACTGCTGCAAAGGAAGCAGAAAGTATTGATGAAGTATTAAAATTAGGGGCCATAGATTATTTGATCAAACCCTTCGAGTACCAACGGTTGAAAAGCACCCTAGATAACTATATTGAACGCTATCAGCTACTAAAGCATAAAAATACTATTTTTCAAGAGGATATTGACAAAATTATGAAACAAAGTGCTGATGTATTAGAAAAAGACTTTCAAAAGGGTATTCACAAAAAAACTCTTGAAAGGATACGAAAATTTATGAAATCTCATGAAGCAGAATATCTTACCAGTGAAGAAGTAGCAGAAAAAATGAAGGTTTCAAGAGTAACTGTAAGAAGATATCTGGAATATCTAGTGTCATTAGAAGAATTGGTACTAGAAATTGAGTATGGTGCTATAGGCAGACCTAGACATTTATATAAATGGAGAGAGGTAGAATAA